From Pseudodesulfovibrio sp. JC047, one genomic window encodes:
- the qrcB gene encoding menaquinone reductase molybdopterin-binding-like subunit QrcB, with translation MSVARRAFIQLSVGATVGILFTPTVWKALDDVSIWTQNWPWIPKLKYGELKGVPTVSKMCESGCAVKVRTVAGEAFGVEGNMENPLSGGGVCPLCANGVQVKNSPNRIKTPLLNGEVISWEKAQEVVAEKLDAAGSRIAVVSGDQNGTVNEVFSALLADKGSDAFYTMPCDMQAADKAWAGLMGGSGQIGYDLENADVVLLAGADALESWGPTVSNLKAFAANESGKFYFAGPMQTKTASVTDKWVPVPAEGMAAFTLGIAYYVLQSGKTASMTDFGQFKAMVMNDYSPAKVEAATGVKADMMAAIAKDLLAASNPVVVPGGSVAAHGAAFALNLLLGGAMKAVPEFNKAVGMAMSRHEMLKADILEGVSTDLLFVYEANPVYALPEQLKVGFTVAFDSVNTETTAAADLVLPTPHCFERFDDLAAPYGLPTATYSLGAPASKATLNVKNAADFILGLADLGFETFEEVLEAKVEAIGADMDELAEGSAFILDGETPVATSMAPSELGKAAVPVKGTGAVGLAPYTLLNVGTANQATTPNAPCTISNNQLVGDHMVVMMASATAKQLGVTVGSKVKLSGGNGECEALVQIFEGVLPGVVAAPLGMGHTVGDEFSKGKGDNVYKILTVSSEAAAGASTWAGSTVNVAKI, from the coding sequence ATGAGCGTAGCACGCAGAGCTTTTATCCAGTTAAGTGTGGGCGCCACCGTTGGTATCCTTTTTACACCGACGGTATGGAAAGCCCTTGATGATGTCTCCATCTGGACCCAGAACTGGCCTTGGATTCCCAAGTTGAAATACGGGGAACTCAAAGGTGTACCGACTGTGTCCAAGATGTGTGAATCCGGATGTGCCGTGAAGGTTCGCACCGTTGCTGGTGAGGCCTTTGGTGTTGAAGGAAATATGGAAAATCCGCTTTCTGGCGGTGGTGTTTGTCCCTTGTGCGCCAATGGTGTGCAGGTGAAAAACAGCCCGAATCGTATCAAGACACCCTTGTTGAACGGTGAGGTGATTTCCTGGGAAAAGGCTCAGGAGGTTGTTGCCGAGAAACTGGACGCCGCGGGCAGCAGGATTGCTGTTGTTTCCGGTGATCAGAATGGCACCGTGAATGAGGTCTTCTCCGCATTGTTGGCCGATAAGGGCAGCGATGCATTTTATACCATGCCATGTGACATGCAGGCCGCAGACAAGGCCTGGGCTGGTCTCATGGGTGGTTCTGGTCAGATCGGTTACGATCTGGAAAATGCGGATGTGGTTTTGTTGGCAGGAGCCGACGCACTTGAATCATGGGGACCGACGGTTTCCAATCTCAAGGCGTTTGCGGCTAATGAGTCCGGCAAATTCTATTTTGCTGGTCCCATGCAGACCAAAACCGCTTCCGTGACAGACAAATGGGTACCAGTTCCGGCTGAGGGCATGGCTGCCTTCACGCTGGGTATTGCCTATTATGTCTTGCAGTCTGGCAAGACCGCGTCCATGACTGACTTCGGTCAGTTCAAGGCTATGGTCATGAATGATTACAGCCCGGCCAAGGTCGAAGCTGCCACTGGCGTCAAGGCCGATATGATGGCTGCCATTGCAAAGGATTTATTGGCCGCGAGCAATCCGGTTGTTGTCCCTGGTGGCTCTGTTGCCGCACATGGTGCTGCATTTGCCTTGAACCTGTTGCTCGGTGGTGCCATGAAGGCAGTTCCCGAGTTCAATAAGGCTGTCGGAATGGCCATGAGCCGTCACGAAATGTTGAAAGCGGACATTTTGGAAGGTGTTTCCACCGACCTGCTGTTCGTTTATGAAGCCAACCCGGTGTACGCGTTGCCTGAGCAGCTTAAGGTCGGATTTACTGTTGCATTTGATTCGGTGAATACCGAAACGACTGCCGCAGCTGACTTGGTGCTCCCCACGCCGCATTGTTTTGAGCGGTTCGATGATCTGGCTGCTCCGTATGGATTACCGACAGCAACGTATTCCTTGGGTGCTCCGGCGTCCAAGGCAACATTGAATGTCAAAAATGCCGCTGATTTCATCCTCGGTCTGGCTGATCTCGGATTCGAGACCTTTGAAGAGGTTCTTGAAGCCAAAGTCGAAGCCATTGGCGCGGATATGGATGAATTGGCAGAAGGTAGTGCATTTATTTTGGATGGCGAGACTCCAGTTGCGACGAGCATGGCTCCGAGCGAATTGGGGAAAGCCGCTGTTCCTGTCAAAGGAACTGGCGCGGTGGGACTCGCCCCGTATACCTTGCTCAATGTCGGTACCGCCAATCAGGCGACCACCCCGAATGCTCCGTGTACCATCAGCAACAACCAATTGGTTGGCGATCACATGGTCGTGATGATGGCTTCCGCCACTGCAAAGCAGCTTGGCGTGACGGTTGGCTCCAAGGTCAAGCTCTCCGGTGGAAACGGTGAGTGCGAAGCCTTGGTCCAGATCTTCGAAGGCGTTTTGCCCGGCGTTGTGGCCGCTCCTTTGGGAATGGGACACACTGTCGGCGACGAGTTCTCGAAGGGGAAGGGCGATAACGTGTACAAGATTCTTACAGTGAGTTCCGAGGCTGCGGCCGGTGCCTCGACATGGGCCGGTTCCACTGTGAATGTCGCCAAAATCTAG
- the qrcC gene encoding menaquinone reductase iron-sulfur cluster-binding subunit QrcC gives MHMKEFKIRWGMVIDIDKCTGCGACMVGCQVENNIAPMTKKDPYNYVQALTKDRDDASDKLKTLTWMNVYELSNGKAFPEHETAYLPRPCMQCGNPACVPVCPVVATDKNEEGGIVSQIYPRCIGCRYCMAACPYHARYFNWWDPLWPEGMDKGLSPAVSPRPRGVVEKCNFCHTRYMNAKDEARQNGEDPMNLPEGAYITACAEICPTKAITFGDLNNPEHKVHQLAKSPNAFRLLEKLGLAPQVYYMSEREWVRNQGDNYNADGGGH, from the coding sequence ATGCATATGAAAGAATTCAAAATTAGATGGGGCATGGTCATTGATATTGACAAATGCACTGGCTGCGGCGCGTGTATGGTCGGCTGCCAGGTGGAGAACAATATCGCTCCCATGACGAAAAAGGACCCATATAACTATGTTCAGGCTTTGACCAAGGACCGTGATGACGCGTCCGATAAACTCAAGACCTTGACGTGGATGAACGTGTATGAGTTGTCCAATGGCAAGGCTTTCCCGGAACACGAGACAGCCTATCTTCCTCGGCCCTGTATGCAGTGCGGCAACCCCGCCTGTGTGCCTGTGTGCCCGGTTGTCGCCACGGACAAGAATGAAGAGGGTGGCATTGTCTCGCAGATTTACCCCCGTTGTATCGGTTGTCGGTATTGCATGGCTGCGTGCCCGTACCACGCTCGGTATTTTAACTGGTGGGATCCGCTCTGGCCGGAAGGCATGGACAAGGGCTTGAGCCCGGCAGTGTCTCCGCGTCCTCGTGGTGTGGTTGAGAAATGCAACTTCTGTCATACTCGGTACATGAACGCAAAGGACGAGGCCCGACAGAATGGTGAGGACCCGATGAATCTGCCTGAAGGGGCATACATCACCGCGTGTGCGGAAATTTGTCCGACCAAGGCAATCACCTTTGGCGATTTGAACAATCCCGAACACAAGGTACATCAGCTTGCCAAGAGTCCGAATGCATTCCGTCTGCTTGAAAAGCTCGGCCTGGCACCCCAGGTCTACTACATGAGTGAACGTGAATGGGTCCGCAATCAGGGTGATAACTATAACGCCGATGGCGGCGGTCACTAG
- the qrcD gene encoding menaquinone reductase integral membrane subunit QrcD, which translates to MDSKLFPEGVQRCSFGKFLIWTAVILGFFTWGLYSAVLVLYNGIGTTGLDNYFGFGAWITFDLAVIALGAGAFFTGLLKYILKIKQLEKIINLTVVVGFICYSGAMLVLTLDIGQPGRAWFGYWHPNVHSMLTEVIFCITCYCTVLIIEFIPLVLEQKQLNKIPFIHALAHNMHVNMALFAGLGAFLSTFHQGSLGGMYGVLIGRPFAFREGFFIWPWTFFLFILSAVGSGPVFTVLVATFMEKLTGKKLVDFKTKALMGKIAGTMLCVYMFFKILDTWAWAYGYLPSIGLTFDDMFYGVAYGKWLLFSEIVLCGVVPAVMLIVPAIRNTPSLLYTAALLDCIGVSLNRYIFTVQTIAFPVMPFDEWQVYYPNWVEYASSIMIVAYGFLVLTLVYRYLPLFPQERELN; encoded by the coding sequence ATGGATAGCAAACTCTTCCCGGAAGGGGTGCAGCGGTGCTCGTTTGGCAAGTTCCTGATCTGGACAGCCGTGATATTGGGCTTCTTCACCTGGGGGCTTTATTCCGCAGTACTCGTTTTGTACAATGGAATCGGGACCACCGGCCTGGATAACTACTTCGGGTTCGGTGCATGGATTACTTTTGACCTTGCTGTGATCGCACTTGGCGCCGGTGCTTTTTTTACCGGTCTGCTCAAGTACATTCTCAAGATCAAACAACTTGAAAAAATTATTAATCTGACAGTTGTTGTTGGATTTATCTGTTATTCCGGTGCAATGCTGGTTTTGACGCTCGATATTGGACAGCCTGGCCGTGCGTGGTTTGGCTACTGGCATCCGAACGTTCATTCCATGCTGACGGAAGTTATCTTTTGTATCACCTGTTACTGCACTGTCTTGATCATCGAGTTTATCCCGCTGGTTCTTGAGCAGAAACAGTTGAACAAGATTCCTTTCATCCATGCGCTGGCGCACAATATGCACGTAAACATGGCTTTGTTTGCTGGTCTCGGTGCCTTTTTGTCCACCTTCCACCAGGGGTCCCTTGGTGGTATGTATGGCGTTTTGATTGGTCGTCCTTTCGCTTTCCGCGAAGGCTTCTTTATCTGGCCGTGGACATTCTTCCTGTTTATCCTTTCCGCTGTTGGTTCCGGTCCGGTTTTCACCGTGCTGGTTGCGACGTTCATGGAAAAATTGACAGGCAAGAAATTGGTCGATTTCAAGACCAAGGCTTTGATGGGCAAAATCGCTGGTACCATGCTGTGTGTGTACATGTTCTTCAAGATTCTCGATACGTGGGCATGGGCTTATGGCTACCTGCCTTCTATCGGATTGACCTTTGATGACATGTTCTATGGTGTGGCCTATGGTAAGTGGCTTTTGTTCTCGGAGATCGTGTTGTGTGGTGTTGTCCCGGCAGTCATGTTGATTGTTCCGGCCATTCGCAATACACCATCGCTGTTGTATACTGCTGCTTTACTGGATTGTATCGGCGTTTCCCTAAATCGCTACATCTTCACCGTTCAAACCATCGCCTTCCCGGTTATGCCGTTTGACGAATGGCAGGTGTACTATCCGAACTGGGTTGAATATGCGTCTTCCATCATGATTGTGGCGTATGGATTCCTGGTTTTGACTTTGGTATATCGCTATCTTCCCTTGTTCCCGCAAGAGCGTGAACTGAACTAA
- a CDS encoding M20 family metallopeptidase gives MQRIIRSYLADHEQEMMDLLEKTVRINSYTPNKQGTDAVVTVFEQVMTDMGFTVQREKQDNVGDNLIARKNCTSDAPGLLLCGHMDTVFPPDDGFDCFRPEGDTIIGPGVIDMKGGLVVGIYALKALDTAGLLDHMPITFVFNSDEEIGSPNSQALIIEEARKAAAAFVFECSGPGGKVVTARKGKISFILNVQGKAGHSGNLSGPKASAILEMAHQTIRLEALNDAAKGISLNVGLVEGGIGPNTVAPSASAKIECRYWHEEDGVLLQKAIEQSAASPTIPGTQCSLQRIPGRPTMETSPAITKLFDIVAKAGADLNIAVQESARGGVSDANFIANAGTPVIDGLGPTGGKDHSHNEYMLTRSLTERTILAAEVLRRTFETFI, from the coding sequence ATGCAGCGCATCATTCGTTCCTATCTGGCAGACCATGAACAGGAAATGATGGATCTGCTCGAAAAGACCGTTCGCATCAACAGCTACACGCCCAACAAGCAAGGGACTGACGCCGTTGTCACGGTTTTCGAACAGGTCATGACTGACATGGGGTTTACCGTTCAACGCGAAAAACAGGACAACGTCGGAGACAACCTCATCGCCCGAAAAAACTGCACGTCCGACGCCCCGGGGCTTTTGCTCTGCGGCCACATGGACACGGTTTTCCCTCCCGATGATGGGTTTGACTGTTTTCGCCCGGAAGGGGACACCATCATCGGTCCCGGTGTCATTGACATGAAAGGCGGGTTGGTCGTCGGCATCTATGCCCTCAAGGCACTTGATACCGCAGGACTGCTCGATCACATGCCCATCACCTTTGTCTTCAACTCGGATGAGGAAATCGGCTCGCCAAATTCCCAGGCTCTCATTATTGAAGAGGCCCGGAAAGCGGCTGCGGCTTTTGTCTTCGAATGTTCCGGTCCCGGCGGAAAAGTCGTGACCGCGCGCAAAGGCAAGATATCCTTTATCTTGAATGTCCAGGGAAAAGCCGGTCATTCCGGCAACCTCTCAGGGCCAAAGGCAAGTGCCATTCTCGAAATGGCCCATCAGACAATTCGCCTCGAAGCGCTCAACGATGCCGCCAAAGGTATCTCGCTCAATGTCGGGTTGGTTGAAGGAGGCATTGGTCCAAATACCGTTGCTCCATCAGCCTCCGCAAAGATCGAATGTCGCTACTGGCACGAGGAGGATGGCGTGCTTCTGCAAAAAGCCATTGAGCAATCCGCCGCTTCTCCTACCATTCCCGGGACACAGTGTTCACTGCAACGCATTCCCGGGCGGCCCACCATGGAAACTAGCCCGGCAATCACCAAGCTGTTTGACATTGTGGCTAAGGCTGGTGCCGATCTCAATATCGCAGTGCAAGAAAGTGCGCGAGGTGGTGTCTCTGACGCCAACTTCATCGCCAATGCCGGAACACCTGTCATCGATGGCCTTGGTCCCACCGGCGGCAAGGACCACTCGCACAACGAATATATGCTCACCCGCTCTCTGACCGAACGCACCATTTTGGCCGCCGAAGTGTTGCGCCGGACTTTCGAAACATTCATCTAA
- a CDS encoding KamA family radical SAM protein → MAFQLDDFTTDLLEQISGNGTATEADSANMQQLYADAQNSEGTAPIVALFHALKDAKTAGGPGYEAYGLTREGLVELCAKHVEIDEHSVTIGGRVGRALEIITDAGLRVQDYLARKDVEAPSGIQLWDTILENQARIKSVLGMTDDDWNSFPGQLNNCIDTAETLQKCLNLPDDCIQDVARITQKYRMRMTPYYASLIQPVPNDPVLLQAVPTAEMVDTVGKEIPPVASDHSPVRLVDQFYPRVVALKSTNICAMYCTHCLRIAHIGGSDRTFSKQAYQEALDYIASKPAIRDVLITGGDAFMLSNSSLRWLLGKLDDIDHIKMKRLGTRVPVTTPQRIDSELLDILEESNDRNPVRVVTQINTAQEITPVSRQAFKDISKRVFAVLNQAVLLRGINDSKVKMWHLCETIQEAYVRPYYIFNCSYRNPQYYHMRVPIQKGRDIVEGMYGNISGDAIPRYIAAAGGKIPLHRDNVRGYDEDGTAILEKPWGGEVHYPNADHEKYINDDDFAFNKYGKK, encoded by the coding sequence ATGGCTTTTCAACTGGATGATTTTACGACGGACTTGCTTGAACAGATTTCCGGCAACGGCACTGCGACCGAAGCCGATTCCGCCAACATGCAACAGCTTTATGCCGACGCCCAAAATAGCGAAGGAACCGCGCCCATCGTGGCCCTCTTCCACGCACTCAAAGACGCCAAGACAGCGGGCGGTCCTGGGTACGAAGCATACGGTTTGACTCGCGAAGGCCTTGTCGAACTCTGCGCTAAACATGTTGAGATTGATGAACACTCAGTGACGATTGGTGGCCGTGTCGGACGCGCCCTTGAAATCATCACCGACGCAGGACTCCGCGTACAGGACTATTTGGCACGCAAAGACGTCGAAGCCCCCAGCGGAATTCAACTCTGGGACACTATTCTCGAGAATCAAGCCCGCATCAAATCTGTTTTAGGCATGACCGATGATGATTGGAATTCCTTTCCCGGCCAGCTCAACAATTGCATCGACACCGCAGAGACACTCCAAAAATGTCTCAATCTGCCAGATGACTGTATTCAAGATGTTGCGCGTATCACCCAAAAATACCGGATGCGCATGACTCCCTATTATGCCAGTCTGATTCAGCCGGTTCCGAACGACCCGGTTCTGCTTCAGGCCGTGCCGACAGCCGAGATGGTTGATACGGTCGGCAAAGAAATTCCCCCTGTTGCTTCGGACCACTCCCCTGTCCGTCTTGTGGACCAATTTTACCCTCGGGTCGTCGCGCTCAAGTCCACCAACATCTGCGCCATGTATTGCACCCACTGCCTACGGATCGCCCATATCGGCGGATCTGACCGCACGTTCTCCAAACAGGCGTATCAGGAAGCACTGGATTACATCGCGTCCAAACCGGCCATCCGCGACGTCTTGATTACGGGCGGTGACGCCTTCATGCTCTCCAACAGTTCCCTGCGTTGGCTGCTCGGCAAACTTGACGACATCGATCATATCAAAATGAAACGTCTCGGTACCCGTGTTCCGGTCACAACACCGCAACGAATCGATTCGGAACTGTTGGATATTCTGGAAGAAAGCAACGACAGGAATCCGGTTCGAGTGGTCACGCAGATCAATACGGCACAGGAAATCACTCCGGTTTCTCGCCAGGCCTTCAAAGACATCTCAAAACGTGTTTTCGCAGTTCTCAACCAGGCTGTTTTACTGCGCGGCATCAATGACTCCAAAGTCAAGATGTGGCATCTGTGTGAAACCATTCAAGAAGCCTATGTGCGTCCGTACTACATCTTCAACTGTTCCTACCGGAACCCCCAATATTATCATATGCGCGTGCCCATCCAGAAAGGACGGGACATCGTCGAAGGCATGTACGGCAACATCTCCGGGGATGCCATCCCACGCTATATTGCCGCAGCCGGTGGAAAAATTCCGCTTCATCGCGACAATGTTCGCGGCTACGACGAAGACGGTACAGCCATTCTCGAAAAGCCCTGGGGTGGCGAAGTCCATTACCCCAACGCGGATCACGAAAAATACATCAATGACGACGACTTCGCCTTCAATAAGTACGGCAAGAAATAA
- a CDS encoding ATP-grasp domain-containing protein has protein sequence MDEPHFTRTHLDPSISYFLFIGELKAYGLNDFVAKALEREFNTPFKAISIAPDLIDTSSFDNLILINPDARAEMETAGQKVAYRTPMADFSKTVSQSASINTVLDTLLERQDHVFVWMFESRPELDLGHDGQVLLLGPKADLIEHLNDKTWQYETFSQVVPVVNFMTCCGTTALKHCLEDMERHCQHGMFVSASHSAGGAQSMVCQCAEEALSRFTNDETQYLISAYTPHTSDPTVLAVVGNENEVYVAGVADMNIVDGNKFRGSTFPSTLPATIQADLRDHTAAVGRELGKLGFRGIYGCDYIVTENDEIFFIEVNARKQGTTMEFCSALEQLLPEEAPNLFDMECHAVLHDGLPATTTEPDHDAIINGHLHWGTFNHKVEQDVVTTDIIRQNIPERALFAETAKKGSHGHVILEHTGKDVLVRSGTFLGRVAAVAATHDEMLQELKKGTHRLAESIVNRETNRY, from the coding sequence ATGGACGAACCGCATTTCACTCGCACACACCTGGATCCTTCGATTTCATATTTTCTCTTTATTGGTGAATTGAAGGCATACGGACTGAACGACTTTGTTGCCAAGGCCTTGGAAAGAGAATTCAACACCCCCTTCAAGGCCATTTCCATTGCCCCGGATCTTATCGACACCTCGTCGTTTGACAATCTTATCCTCATCAATCCTGATGCTCGGGCCGAAATGGAAACCGCCGGACAAAAAGTGGCCTATCGGACTCCCATGGCCGATTTTTCCAAAACCGTCTCGCAATCAGCCTCTATCAATACAGTATTGGATACGCTGCTGGAACGACAGGATCACGTTTTTGTCTGGATGTTCGAAAGCCGTCCGGAACTGGACCTTGGACACGACGGACAGGTCTTGTTGCTCGGTCCAAAAGCCGATCTCATCGAACATCTCAATGACAAAACATGGCAATACGAAACGTTTTCCCAAGTCGTCCCGGTGGTCAATTTCATGACATGCTGCGGAACAACCGCCTTGAAACACTGTCTTGAAGACATGGAGCGTCATTGCCAACATGGCATGTTCGTCTCGGCCAGCCACAGTGCGGGAGGTGCGCAAAGCATGGTCTGTCAGTGCGCAGAAGAAGCCCTGTCCCGTTTCACGAACGATGAGACCCAATACCTTATAAGTGCATATACCCCACACACTTCGGACCCGACGGTTCTGGCTGTCGTGGGCAATGAAAACGAAGTCTATGTAGCCGGTGTCGCGGATATGAACATCGTGGATGGCAACAAGTTCAGAGGGTCCACCTTCCCTTCGACCCTGCCCGCCACAATCCAAGCCGATCTCAGAGATCACACCGCAGCCGTTGGCCGGGAACTCGGCAAACTCGGTTTTCGAGGCATCTACGGGTGCGACTACATTGTGACGGAAAATGATGAAATCTTCTTCATTGAAGTCAATGCCCGGAAACAGGGAACAACCATGGAATTTTGCAGTGCGCTCGAACAGCTCCTGCCCGAAGAAGCCCCCAACCTGTTCGATATGGAATGTCACGCCGTCTTGCACGACGGGCTACCGGCAACAACAACCGAGCCGGATCATGACGCCATCATCAATGGACATCTCCACTGGGGCACATTCAACCACAAAGTCGAACAGGATGTCGTCACCACCGACATCATCAGACAAAATATACCAGAACGCGCACTTTTTGCAGAAACAGCAAAAAAAGGCAGTCATGGACACGTCATTCTGGAGCATACCGGAAAAGACGTGCTGGTCAGATCCGGGACATTCCTGGGACGCGTAGCCGCCGTGGCCGCTACTCATGATGAGATGCTTCAAGAATTGAAAAAAGGAACACATCGGTTGGCGGAATCCATCGTCAACCGGGAAACAAACAGGTACTGA
- a CDS encoding TAXI family TRAP transporter solute-binding subunit — protein MKKLLYVALLLCLGYMLTAVPASAGKTKFVTIGTGGITGVYYPTGGAIAKIVNKKKDVYGIRATVESTGGSVFNVNAVMAGDLEFGVVQSDRQFQAFEGIAEWEGKPQKKLRAVFSIHPESVTLVAGADTGIKGIKDLKGKKVNIGNPGSGQLQNSKDALSAVGLTMDDIDAEKVKAAEAPGLLQDGRIDAFFYTVGHPSGAIKEACAGARKVNIVPIVGVDSLYMDHPYYAPSIIPMKNYPSAANAGKDVNSFGVKATIVTSADVPDAVVYAITKEVFENFDEFKKLHPAYAVLTKEGMLQGLSAPIHPGAMKYYKEAGLK, from the coding sequence ATGAAGAAGCTTCTGTACGTCGCTCTGTTGCTGTGCCTGGGGTACATGCTCACTGCTGTTCCCGCTTCGGCTGGAAAAACGAAATTTGTGACGATTGGAACTGGTGGTATCACGGGTGTGTATTATCCCACTGGTGGCGCTATTGCCAAAATCGTGAATAAAAAGAAAGATGTCTACGGCATCCGTGCAACGGTTGAATCGACCGGCGGTTCCGTATTCAACGTGAATGCTGTCATGGCAGGCGACCTCGAATTCGGTGTCGTGCAGTCTGATCGTCAGTTCCAGGCTTTTGAAGGTATTGCCGAATGGGAAGGCAAGCCGCAGAAGAAGCTGCGTGCGGTTTTTTCCATTCATCCCGAATCCGTGACCCTGGTTGCCGGTGCTGATACTGGTATTAAGGGCATCAAGGATCTCAAGGGCAAGAAAGTCAACATTGGAAACCCTGGTTCCGGTCAGTTGCAGAATTCCAAGGACGCGTTGAGCGCCGTTGGTCTGACCATGGATGATATTGACGCTGAAAAGGTCAAGGCCGCTGAGGCTCCTGGCTTGTTGCAGGACGGACGTATCGACGCATTTTTTTACACTGTTGGACATCCTTCCGGTGCCATCAAGGAAGCCTGTGCCGGTGCTCGTAAAGTGAATATCGTGCCCATCGTTGGTGTGGATTCCCTGTACATGGATCATCCGTACTATGCGCCGTCCATTATCCCCATGAAGAATTATCCCAGTGCCGCCAATGCAGGCAAGGATGTCAACAGCTTCGGCGTGAAGGCGACCATTGTGACTTCTGCCGATGTCCCTGATGCAGTGGTGTACGCCATTACCAAGGAAGTTTTCGAAAACTTTGATGAATTCAAGAAATTGCATCCCGCATACGCTGTCCTGACTAAAGAAGGAATGCTCCAGGGGTTATCCGCTCCGATTCATCCTGGCGCAATGAAATATTACAAGGAAGCCGGCCTGAAGTAA